The following proteins come from a genomic window of Proteinivorax hydrogeniformans:
- a CDS encoding SpoIIE family protein phosphatase — protein MDFFLDYAYDNINKHNEELCGDNIEVIETDENIIIILADGLGSGVKANILATMTTKIAGTMLKGGATIYETVETIASTLPVCNVRKLAYSTFAILKISKNGKAHIIEYDNPPVFFIRNSRLVELEKKERVMHGKKILESETQLKKEDMLILVSDGAIHAGVGGVLNLGWKWENVAEYLIKQSKIEKCAKVISKRLIDTSNFLYNEKPGDDTSAFVVKMRQPEILQIFSGPPKDKNDDHLLVDKFLNSRGKKVVCGGTAANIISRETKKEIKVDVKSGTSEVPPIAKIEGIDLVTEGVITLTKVLENIEEYLVDTHLKESTWDLKAKDGASLLTKMFIEDCTHIKFYVGQAINPAHQNPDLPNLGIKIQVIQGIAEQLEGMGKKVSIDFY, from the coding sequence ATGGACTTCTTTTTAGACTATGCTTATGACAATATAAATAAACACAATGAAGAGTTATGTGGGGACAACATTGAAGTTATCGAAACAGATGAAAATATTATAATAATATTAGCTGACGGCTTAGGAAGTGGCGTCAAAGCAAACATTTTAGCTACCATGACCACAAAGATTGCTGGAACGATGCTTAAAGGAGGGGCAACCATCTACGAGACTGTGGAAACCATAGCGAGCACCCTGCCTGTCTGCAACGTCCGCAAACTTGCTTATTCTACCTTTGCGATTTTAAAAATATCAAAAAATGGTAAAGCTCATATCATTGAGTATGATAATCCACCAGTCTTCTTTATAAGAAACAGCAGGTTGGTTGAACTAGAAAAAAAAGAGAGAGTCATGCACGGCAAAAAAATTCTTGAAAGTGAAACCCAGTTAAAAAAAGAGGATATGCTGATATTAGTAAGTGATGGCGCTATTCATGCAGGGGTTGGTGGCGTGCTTAACTTAGGGTGGAAATGGGAAAATGTAGCGGAATACCTAATCAAGCAATCAAAGATTGAAAAGTGTGCCAAGGTAATATCTAAAAGATTGATAGATACTTCAAACTTTTTATATAATGAAAAACCAGGCGATGATACATCAGCTTTTGTTGTAAAAATGCGTCAACCTGAAATCTTGCAAATCTTCTCCGGTCCACCTAAAGATAAAAATGACGACCATCTGCTAGTAGATAAGTTCTTAAACTCTAGAGGGAAAAAGGTGGTTTGTGGCGGAACTGCGGCAAATATAATAAGTAGAGAAACAAAAAAGGAGATAAAAGTTGATGTAAAATCTGGAACTTCTGAAGTTCCTCCTATTGCCAAAATTGAAGGTATAGATCTGGTGACAGAAGGGGTAATTACGCTTACAAAGGTGCTAGAAAACATCGAAGAGTATTTGGTTGACACTCATTTAAAAGAATCTACTTGGGATTTAAAAGCTAAAGATGGAGCTTCTCTTTTAACTAAAATGTTTATAGAGGATTGTACTCATATTAAATTTTATGTAGGGCAGGCAATAAATCCAGCCCACCAAAACCCTGACTTGCCTAACTTAGGAATTAAAATCCAGGTTATCCAGGGAATAGCAGAGCAGTTAGAAGGCATGGGCAAAAAAGTGTCTATAGATTTTTATTAA
- a CDS encoding (2Fe-2S) ferredoxin domain-containing protein, giving the protein MKTINVCIGSACHLKGAYDVINKFEKILEERKLEDKVELKAAFCLGECTKAVSVKIDDGPIHSLTADKVEEFLEKEVL; this is encoded by the coding sequence ATGAAGACGATAAATGTATGTATCGGCAGTGCATGTCATTTAAAAGGGGCATATGATGTAATTAATAAGTTTGAAAAAATACTAGAGGAAAGAAAGTTAGAAGATAAAGTAGAACTTAAGGCAGCATTTTGTTTGGGTGAATGCACTAAAGCAGTGTCAGTAAAAATAGATGATGGCCCTATCCATTCTCTAACAGCTGACAAAGTGGAAGAATTTTTAGAAAAAGAGGTACTTTAA
- a CDS encoding 4Fe-4S dicluster domain-containing protein: MRKFDNKVQEMKYEVLKEISKAAFAGNLEKEIANIPKIIDPGPEPRIRCCIHKDRVVTLERIKVALGGNENNSNNIEVIDEACDECFATRYVVTEACRGCLAHRCISACPVGAIDFVHHRAKIDGQKCIECGKCRDVCPYNAIIDVMRPCKKACKVDAISINEDKKAVIDDEKCIQCGACVYQCPFGAIMDKSYITDVIDLLKNADENNKIYAIIAPAISSQFTYASIGQVINGIKKLGFHDVVEVALGADMVAVKETEEYAENIESKKTITSSCCPSFVQYILKEYPQLKGHISTMVSPMIAVSRLIKNLDPKGKVVFIGPCTAKKMEIEQEDLKGATDFVLTFEELAAMIDSKEIELQNLEEGLLDNASFYGRIFARSGGLTEAVRNVIKQEKLDVPYNPVSCDGIDECDKVLKKLKFNRCDNTFVEGMACKGGCIGGAASLSHGPKDKSQVDKYGKLALEPDTKSSLRVFDIEAIDFHRKF; encoded by the coding sequence ATGAGAAAATTTGACAATAAAGTACAAGAAATGAAGTATGAGGTCCTTAAAGAGATATCCAAAGCAGCATTTGCTGGAAATCTAGAAAAGGAAATTGCCAATATTCCAAAGATAATTGATCCAGGTCCAGAACCTAGGATAAGATGCTGTATCCATAAAGATAGGGTTGTTACCTTAGAGCGGATAAAAGTAGCTTTAGGTGGCAATGAAAATAATAGTAATAATATTGAGGTAATCGATGAGGCATGTGATGAGTGCTTTGCAACTAGATATGTAGTTACAGAAGCATGTAGGGGCTGCTTAGCTCACCGCTGTATTTCTGCCTGTCCTGTTGGCGCCATTGATTTTGTACATCATAGGGCGAAAATAGATGGACAAAAGTGTATTGAATGCGGTAAATGTAGAGATGTATGTCCATATAACGCCATAATAGATGTGATGCGACCTTGTAAAAAGGCATGTAAAGTGGATGCCATAAGTATTAACGAAGATAAAAAAGCGGTTATAGATGATGAAAAGTGTATCCAGTGCGGGGCGTGTGTATATCAATGTCCTTTTGGTGCGATAATGGATAAATCATATATAACCGATGTTATAGATTTGCTAAAAAATGCAGATGAGAACAATAAAATTTATGCAATCATAGCTCCAGCTATATCAAGCCAATTTACTTACGCTAGTATAGGCCAAGTAATAAATGGCATTAAAAAACTAGGGTTTCATGATGTGGTGGAAGTTGCGCTAGGTGCAGACATGGTTGCAGTTAAAGAAACCGAAGAGTACGCAGAAAATATAGAAAGCAAAAAAACAATTACCAGTTCATGTTGTCCTTCCTTTGTTCAATATATTTTAAAAGAATATCCGCAGCTTAAAGGACATATTTCAACCATGGTTTCTCCTATGATAGCGGTATCTAGGCTTATAAAAAACCTAGACCCAAAAGGAAAAGTAGTGTTTATAGGGCCGTGCACTGCTAAAAAAATGGAGATAGAACAAGAGGATCTTAAAGGAGCAACAGATTTCGTTTTAACATTTGAAGAGCTTGCAGCTATGATAGATTCTAAAGAAATAGAGTTACAAAACTTAGAAGAGGGATTGCTAGATAACGCATCTTTCTACGGAAGAATTTTTGCCCGCTCTGGTGGCCTTACAGAGGCCGTGAGAAATGTTATAAAACAAGAGAAGTTAGATGTGCCATATAATCCTGTAAGCTGTGATGGGATCGATGAATGTGATAAGGTGCTGAAAAAACTTAAGTTTAATCGCTGCGACAATACCTTCGTTGAAGGTATGGCCTGTAAAGGTGGTTGTATCGGTGGAGCGGCTTCTTTAAGTCATGGGCCTAAAGACAAAAGCCAAGTTGACAAATATGGTAAGCTGGCTTTAGAACCGGACACAAAGTCCTCGCTGAGAGTTTTTGATATTGAGGCAATTGATTTTCATAGAAAGTTTTAA
- a CDS encoding peptidylprolyl isomerase — protein sequence MKKYTLIIALFAVLMIVGCSSNDPEDTAQEILEGDNPKVQIEMEDGGKMVLELYPAHAPKTVENFLELALSGFYDGLTFHRIIEGFMIQGGDPNGDGTGGAQRTITGEFADNGFTQNTLNHTKGVISMARSHDPNSASSQFFIVHGDEVPHLDGGYAAFGKLIEGEETLDNIAGTKADQNDVVIKSITVLKNN from the coding sequence ATGAAAAAATACACATTAATAATTGCTTTATTTGCAGTGTTGATGATAGTAGGGTGTAGCAGTAATGATCCTGAAGATACTGCCCAAGAAATTTTAGAAGGAGATAACCCCAAGGTTCAAATAGAAATGGAAGATGGTGGAAAAATGGTGCTGGAGCTCTATCCTGCACATGCGCCTAAGACGGTGGAAAACTTCCTTGAACTAGCCTTATCTGGCTTTTATGACGGCTTAACATTTCATAGAATAATAGAAGGGTTTATGATTCAAGGTGGAGACCCCAACGGAGATGGCACCGGCGGAGCTCAAAGAACCATAACCGGTGAATTTGCAGATAATGGGTTTACTCAAAACACCCTAAACCACACAAAAGGCGTTATCTCCATGGCCCGAAGCCATGACCCTAACTCAGCTAGCAGTCAATTCTTTATCGTTCATGGCGATGAGGTGCCCCATCTTGATGGGGGTTATGCAGCCTTTGGAAAATTAATAGAAGGCGAAGAAACTCTAGACAATATTGCCGGCACAAAAGCGGACCAAAATGATGTAGTAATTAAAAGTATCACTGTGCTAAAAAACAATTAA
- a CDS encoding DegV family protein yields the protein MGIKVVVDSTSYIPEDIVKSYDISVVPLSVVFESGEVYKESSITNKEFYEKLEAADEIPKSSQPSVEELYETFEKIIKSGEEIIGVFISSEMSGTYSTANMVKDMILKDYPEASIKLIDSRSNCMQLGFAAITAAKAAKEGKKIDEVVSLVEKNIVKSRFIFTPDTLDYLKKGGRIGAASALLGSFLNIKPILTVTDGKTDVITKIRGKKKTVNKIVDIFVQDVKEYGFGDAIIHHINCEQEAKELADKIKKIIGETLPICSIGPVIGAHVGPGSLGVAYFTKKNWD from the coding sequence TTGGGCATAAAAGTTGTAGTTGATAGCACATCCTATATACCAGAAGATATAGTTAAATCTTATGATATATCTGTTGTGCCTTTAAGTGTTGTTTTTGAGAGTGGAGAAGTGTATAAAGAGAGCTCTATAACCAACAAAGAGTTTTATGAAAAGCTTGAAGCTGCTGATGAGATTCCTAAGTCTTCACAGCCTTCTGTAGAGGAATTATACGAGACCTTTGAGAAAATAATTAAAAGTGGAGAGGAAATTATAGGGGTTTTTATTTCGTCTGAAATGAGTGGTACATATAGCACAGCTAACATGGTAAAGGATATGATTTTAAAGGATTATCCTGAAGCTAGTATTAAACTTATAGATTCTAGATCTAACTGTATGCAACTAGGCTTTGCTGCCATAACTGCTGCAAAAGCTGCAAAAGAAGGTAAAAAAATAGATGAAGTTGTTAGTTTAGTAGAAAAAAATATAGTTAAAAGCAGGTTTATCTTTACTCCAGATACGCTGGATTACCTGAAAAAAGGTGGTAGAATCGGTGCGGCATCAGCGCTTTTGGGTTCTTTTTTAAATATTAAACCCATACTTACTGTCACTGACGGTAAAACTGATGTTATAACTAAAATTAGAGGTAAGAAAAAGACTGTAAATAAAATAGTAGATATCTTTGTCCAAGACGTTAAAGAATATGGGTTTGGAGATGCCATAATACATCACATAAATTGCGAGCAGGAAGCTAAGGAACTAGCAGACAAAATAAAGAAAATCATAGGTGAGACACTACCTATATGCTCCATAGGTCCTGTGATTGGGGCCCATGTGGGGCCAGGATCATTAGGAGTTGCCTATTTTACTAAAAAGAATTGGGACTAG
- a CDS encoding DUF6198 family protein — MKKLRVNNVFVFILGLLCLSLGVVLVIKSDLGVSVATSLPYVVSLQFTAISFGMWNYIIHGLVLLLLAVIVKRLTVKYLMSFLVAFLFGTAIDLFYMMLEPVSADAFIEKVGLFILGSIVISIGVASFIKSNYPILPFDTFVKEICLVKNIRISKFKTGFDLVIFSLSISFSLIFFRAIEGLHIGTLVSAAILGSMIGLCLKLLNNYVEGTTFFPEEKTKILLDLNLLNIRPKSGQQGENLKK, encoded by the coding sequence ATGAAAAAGTTAAGGGTAAATAATGTTTTTGTCTTTATACTAGGTCTGCTATGTTTGAGCCTTGGAGTTGTGCTAGTGATTAAGTCTGATTTAGGTGTATCGGTAGCTACATCTTTACCTTATGTAGTTAGTTTGCAATTTACTGCGATTAGCTTTGGAATGTGGAACTATATAATACATGGGCTAGTCCTTTTGCTACTAGCTGTAATTGTAAAAAGATTGACGGTAAAGTATTTAATGTCTTTTCTAGTGGCATTTTTATTTGGAACAGCTATAGACTTGTTTTACATGATGTTAGAACCAGTTTCTGCAGATGCCTTTATTGAAAAAGTAGGGTTATTTATACTTGGGTCTATAGTTATATCTATCGGGGTGGCTTCTTTTATAAAGAGTAATTATCCAATTTTGCCATTTGATACATTTGTAAAAGAAATTTGCTTAGTAAAGAATATAAGGATATCAAAGTTTAAAACTGGATTTGATTTGGTGATATTTTCGCTATCTATAAGCTTTAGCTTAATTTTCTTTAGGGCTATCGAGGGTTTGCATATAGGAACACTTGTATCTGCAGCTATTTTAGGTAGTATGATAGGTCTTTGTTTAAAGCTGTTGAATAACTATGTAGAGGGTACAACGTTTTTCCCCGAAGAGAAAACAAAGATTTTGTTAGATTTAAACCTTCTAAACATAAGGCCTAAAAGCGGGCAACAAGGAGAAAATCTTAAGAAATAA